In the Zingiber officinale cultivar Zhangliang chromosome 5A, Zo_v1.1, whole genome shotgun sequence genome, AAAGCAGGTCAGCTAACTCCTGGACACGCAGCTCCAGCGCTCGAGCCTGGTGATTCTTAGCCTCTAAATCGGAGATGGCTGTATTCTTCCTATTGGTAGCCAGCTTCATCTCCCGATCGTGCGACTTTACTTGAGACTCAAGGCCGGCTACCCTGGTCTCCAAACTAGAAGACTTGTGTCGTTCGGCCTGCAGTAGTTTCTCCGATTTGCTCAGCTCGGCTCGGAGTGTTGCATATGATGGGCCCTGAGCTGGCGCCCCTCCAGAAATTTGAAGCTTTTTCAATTCTTCTTCCAGGGCGGCCAGACGATTGCTGACCGCAATATTTTCCACCCAGTACTGTTCGGACGGAATAATGTCAAGAACCAAGATTAAGCAAAAGTAGGTTAACGAGCATACCCCGGTTGCTTGTTGCATATGGCTATCGCCGAGCTGTCCGGGGGTCATCAGGGCAACGCGAGCCCTCGCATCTTCCCATACTTTGGCGAGCGGTCCTCAGATGGTGATCTGATGTTCCGGAGCAGTTGGCTGATCGGCGCCCAAAAGGAACTCTTCGGTGGGAAGATGGAGGACGACCTTGATCGTTCGGCGTCCGCTCGGATCGGATTGAGAAGAGGTGGATCGACCTGACGACTCGCCGACCGGAGCAGAAGCTATTCCTGAGCGCCTAAGCCGGAGACGAACCCGGGGCAGGGAACTAACGGGTCTTGCTTCGAGGGAGGCCGCTAGTTGGTCGAGCTGGGAAGGAGTGCGGTCCGAAGAGATGGCCTCGGTTGGAGCAGGAACTGGGTTGACTGCTTCAAAGGGGGCGTCAACTGGCTCGGTCACCGGTTCCACAATTGTGAGATCCGTTCGGCGCCGCTTGCGTGTTATCAAGGGGGAGTCGCCGGCCGACTGCCCCGCGTCTTCGGAGGTAGGCTTACCAGCTGATGATATAGCATCGCCGATCGCTCCGGTTGCAGGGATCCGACTGGTAGACTCGCGGGCGTCTGTTGGAGCTTCTTCGCTCTCGCCCTCACGCGACCCGACCGGCACTATCCCCAGATCGGCCATCTCTTTAGCCGCTGCTGTTTCTATTTCGGCAGCCTTCAATTTCATCCGCTCGgtggccttggcgcgccacatgatttCACCtacataaaagaagaataaatcagttagaccaaaggGAGTGGGAACAGAGAAAGcacttacccatgctgctcgaaagcttcgttcggatcgggctcaatCCGAATATGTATAACACCCCCTTGTGTAGTAACTTATTGATGCTGAACCTTTGGCCGGCTAATAGATTGGCtgcatgaagataatccggctggctcttgtatttaccgAGATCCGACGGGCTCGGCACAGTAGTCTGCCATTGGGTACGAAAGGAGGGTCATTCGGGAAGgcgaaggtaaaaataattttccttccagTTCTTGTTCGAGGTCGGTATCTTGTCGAAAAAGACAAGACCGATCCGTGATTGGAAGAGAAAATtaccccactcggattgtttgggatagtagaagtaatggaaaattctggggactaagggaatgtcgtgcagcttgaaaaggattactacgctgcacagcaacctaaaagagttggggacaagttggttgagcgggatgcggaaataattacaaacctcatgGATAAAAGGATGTAGAGGGAAGCGCAGACCGGCCACAAATTGGTCGTGAAAGAAGTAAACAGTGCCAGTCGGCGGATTGTGGGGCCGATCGGAAGAGGTGGCCAAAGCTAGTCTATGGTCAAGAGGAAGTTCGAATTCGTTAAGGAAGCGTCCCGCGTCATTCTCGTCAAACCGGCTTACCATGGTCATATATCATAGGCCAGGAGAGGGATCAGAAGGCTACGAAGTgctagccatcgccggaacagtacCAAGGAATAAAGGACCGAGGAAAGAAGAATGAAAGGGTTGACGGAGGAGACCGAAACTATATTGAACGGATGTAAAGACCACCAGAAGGGAGAAAACGGAAGAAAGTAGAGATAGGAGAAGGCTTACTGGGAACAAAGCGTGAAGGAGGAGGTCGAAAGTTCGTCGGAGCACCGAGACAAGCTAGTGTCGGGAAGCTGGACACGAGAGGAAGCACCAAAGGCACAAAGACAAGAACGATGGAAGGGAAATCTGCGTCGGCGCTTCATAAACCCCGGACTCGGTCCACCACAActgtccgatccaggtcatcgaaaCAAACGTTAGCATCGGACCGTCAGATTTGAACCAACGCCTGTCCAATCAAACCTGACGCCCTCGCCGTACAATGACGGCGGACTTGCCAAGTGGCGATCAGCGATTGGGCGGCATTTAATGAGCGTCATTACTCGCACGTGGGCAACTTAATGAGGATTGGCACGAATTCCGAGGAGACCCGCCGACTCCGACCGTCCTTAGAAGTGGTAGCGCGATAAGCGGCAAATAGAAATCAAAACTACAAAGGCACAGCTATCAACTCGCCGGTCGGCTGGGTGGACCTCCCAAGAGCCGAACGGAGGTACACTTTCAGGAGCGGCAGAGTGGATGTCGTTCGATCAAACtcatggtccagtcagtcggacttagcgcctccttcgactagacttgagggggaggcatgtgatccggtggtaaggacgggggaccctcgttggcagaAGGtgaacgacacgtggaggtcaaaggtcaagaaattcaaccctgagacccgaccgaccggattGAGAGGGTCGACCGACATCGACTGACCGGAATGAGATGCCCGACCGGCCGGGAATCCCCCCAATCTGAataaaagacaacccgaccaggggtcgggtttccgacgctcaaggtaaaaaggtttcagggccAAGCGGGCTGTCCATTTTtgccggggcacaaggcaacaaagaggcaaaagcaatctcatccgagcatacgaccgaggcAGAAGTGATATGTCCGCCGAGCGGTCGAACCGGATAggaagcgcaagaggacaaaggggacaggggataacatcatcctcgagacgtctgccgccgacaggtagtagagttggcggccgagccatacacaggatcatacggtggaagcttccaccgtcacatccgggatatgctcggacgattgcggaatggcgtcagaggtacttttctgacatgagctagttaaggtatgtttggggaagcgtgcacgcattgaGAAGCGTGCccacgcctccccggggtcctatataaggacccccagacgtcgacgaaggtatgcgcaaatcttcactgtagccacagttacgctgcctctctcatttctcgttgcctgacttgagcgtcggagggtcgtcgccaggaacccccccccccccccagctcggcttctttgcaggttcgcgggagatctacaccaccagtcggagacagcggagcgtgccacgtccccagcgtccgtcgactcagcgctcggacaggatcaataaccaatcaaacaattaatagtttcaaacaatcaaacaagcttgaattgaaagcttgatatcatctaaatgaaccaagctcaagctaaacttgaattgagagcttgataacatctaaatgaatcaagcttaagccaagcttcaaacaaactcaagctcataaaagataaatcaaaccaagcttgaacactaatttcaaaagtttggttcattttaagctcggctcggctcggtttggttatcttatcaaacaagcttgaacaccccaaagctcggctcggctcggctcgtttacagccctacgTACGATCTTCTATCTGCACTAGCCGCCGACCATGCCGCTTGTCAGCGGTGCATGCTCCCAAAAAGAGAATATCCAGCTAGTAGTGTCTTTTACTGGGTCGAGCGGGATAGCCACTCGGCTCGGGTTCTCACTCTCTGCTCGGATGAGTGTACCATCTGGCGGGGCGGGAAAGCCGCTCGACCAGCGCTCCCACCGTCCTAGTCCATGAGTCACTTATCTAGACGAGCGGGAAAGCCGCTCGGCCACCCTTTTGTTTCTGTGTAGCTTGGTCATAAATCTGCTCCATTCTTATAGCTTTATATAAGGCCGAGCGGGGAAGACGCTCAGTGTACCCTTGTAGATACCTAGTCcttctgagcgtcggaagctcgaaaCCCCGTCGAGCTATTATAAAGTCGGATCAGGTCTTCATTATCCCAATCGAGCGAGCAGGCTGCCTGAGCGGCCAATGATATAGGAGCGTTtgaccaccttaactttgaacttcaCCATGATATCTCTTTCGAGGGATGGCCCCTCCTTATTATCAcatcatatatatttatatatataaaagtcaGACTTATCTGTCGATAGCTTGACGCACTTAACTCACTTAAGTCTTAAGTCTAGACAATGTCGAAGCTCTACAGGAAAGCCGAGCGGAGTTCCCAAGTGGCCTGAGTGTCGAGTCAAGAGACCGAGTGGGAGGTCAATGTCGAGTGAGTCAGTGCTGCCTTAGTGCTGTGTCGAGAAGTTTAGTAGCCGACTGGCCAAGCTGCTGCCCGGTGGTTTGGGAAGTTGAGTAGCTGACTGACCAAGCCACTGCCCAGGGGTTTGACCTACCGAGTGGCCTAAACTTCCGAGTGGGAATTGCTGGCCAAATGCCAAGTGGTCGAGCGCTAAGAGGTCCGAACAGCCCGAGTCTGATTTGGAAAGTCACAGGAGTTGCCCAACAACCAACTGGAAAGAGAGATGTCAAGGCTGGTGTTTGACATCGTTTTCATGAAATAGATTTATCGCCTCTGGCGGTGTTTCGAAATTATGTTAAAATGTTATTCACATAATACAATCATGAAATCACAATCACAGCCAAACACTATTTTCGTGGCAAATTAAACTTGTGCCCAAATGCTATCGCATAAGAATTGCCGAGCGGAATACACAGCagggaacaaaggagcaagtggagGCGATAAAGGATGGAGCTTTTTCTCTCTTCTGTCTTTGAGATGGAGGTAGTAGCTTCCTTATAAAGTAGCTTCAACCCGGAAGAATTGCCAAGCAGACTACATGGCAGGGAGCAAAGGAGCTTCGACCCTCGGCTGCATTAAATAACCAAATAAAGGCTATTTACAGCCTTTGTCTACCCGGCTTAAAACAAAACATTGGCTTAACCGTTGAGCAATGTTTGCTCTGATCGGTCAGATTTGATGCATGCAAATTGCACTCGCACACAAGTCTCTGGGCTCAGGATTTATACTTCCCTTTCACGACATCCACATTTCATTCTAAATCAGCCTTAGTGTTGGAAATAACAAATAACAAGTGCACTGGGCGACTAATTGAATGTAGACTAGGGGAAAAAATCAACCTGGCTAGAACAAAGATGAAGCCATCGAGAACGAACACAAACATTGAACCAAAGAAATGCAATGCAAATAAACTTCTCCTTTCCTTAGAATAATTCATTGCTTTGAAAACTAAACCCATAAACCTGAGATGTTGCAGTTGCAGTGTTTTTCACAAAATGAGAGCCAAGCCAAAAATATTTACCAACTTGTTTGAACGATGATAAAACTAACATCCAGCAGTATTTACATAAATTATATACATGTCAGACAAGTTAGAACATCAATGCATAGAGTTGATACTGTCTAATTTATCTACAGGTCGAGATTTAAACTAGATGACGCCTTGTGGCAAAATTATTAAGCAGCTCAATGTTTACCTGAAGCCGAGTTCATAACCTTAGTGTAGTGTCTGCCCTTTTGCCCATTCCGTCTTTGACCTTCTGGGCCAGGAATTCATCACAATCAGCTCCTTTAACGGTGAATTCCATAAGAAGGTCCTCAAATAGTTTCTTCAGAGATGCCTTGAATGTAGCTGAGCAACTCTTATCACCCTCATCAACATCCTGCACGCCTTCACCGACAACACATCCAACTTGAGCACCATCCATGTAAGCTTTGCATGAGACTAGGATGGTTCGACCGCGGTTACGGAAATGTCCAGCCACAAAGTCACTAAAATGCTGTAAACAAAATGTTGTTGGTCAAGTGTGAAAGAACAACATGAGCATCCCCACCAATATACAAATATGTGTTAAGCTTTCAAAATCATCATGAATAAATAATCTAAATGATTATTGTAGATCATCATCATTAAGCCATGTTTGCTTCGACTATTTGAGATGGGCTGATAAGTTTAGATAAATTTTGGCACCGGCATCTACAAATAGCAACAACCTTCTGCCTTTTTCATCAAGGTTTAGCACCAATATTGATAGTTTTAAAGGGAAAAAAAGTAATCAAGTAAAAGCTATGAAAACAGAATGAAACATACCATTGGCGGCTTCCGTAGTGAGTATAGCATTGTCGTGCAGGATAAGAGAAATGTATCTTCATTATAAGTGAGGGACTTCTGCTCCCCATACTCTGTATTAGCTGTCGGTGCATATCCTGGCTCATTAAAGTATGGCTTTGCATTTAGAACTAGAGCCTGAATAGAAACCAACACCTGCAGCATTGTTGAATTTGATGGATTCCACCTTTCACATCCTGTGCCAGACCAGGTATTCAGTAGGCTAAGACAAACCTTCCCACATTTATACAAGTTTGGATTGAGTCTGAGTCCACCAGAGTGATAATGAACAATCTAAATAAGGAGAATTCTAGTTAATTTGGGTAACCTTGTGAGAGAAAGTTTCATAGAAATAGAGTGAGAAATGTTTCATACAGGAGGTACTTGTGGATATTGTGGAGGGAAGTATACATCAAAGAAGAATAGACCATCATGATATGGAGTTCCTGCTGGTCCTATAATAACAGCCCTCAGAATGTCGATCCTATCTTCATATACTCGAACATATATTGTTTCTGCTCAGGATATGAAAAAGAAAGGAATAAGAAAGACAATGTCAAATCCAAGAATCATGGCAAAAAGAAAAGACATGATGAACCTGATTACCAAATATTCTAGTTTAATTCTGGAAATCAAATAATACCAGCTTACAAGTCAACATCTAAAGGCACGAATTCTCTCACAGAGGTATTTCATAATATTGATACAGACAACCAGGATACAATATTGAACTTGAAATATCAGAGTAACTTGGATTTCCACGCAATCTGCCAAAGAAACAGTACCTAACTGCCCCTAGCGGAATTGTCCAAAAGATTTTGATGTGTATCATCATAAATAATGCAAGTACTTAACAAACACAATTTTTGTACTTTGTTTTCACAAGATAAAGCAATCACAATCTGTCACCTAATAGAAAAGTAATATTTTGGATATATGATTCCTCTAGATATGAAGAATTTTGCCAAGTGCAGATGCTGATCTACTAAATTTTATTTACATATGAAATTTAACAGTCATTTGGGTTCATAGAAGCCAATACAATTGCATGGACGATTAGATACTTCAACCTATTTGGGTATCTTTTTTCCCTAGTCCAGAAAATTAAGGAAACTTTATTTACATCTAACTAGTGTTTCCAACCTATTTGATTGTAAACTGTTAATGAAgcctaaataactaaataaaagcattttgaaaagaaaaaaaagaactcTTCATACACAATAGACTTATAAAAGCATTTGATACAATCAGAGAATTTATAGTGTAAAACAACTGTAATAAACAAAAGAgtataaagtcagaattcaacatatataaattaaataccTAAAATAGAATTAGCAAATCAGTATGATCAGTACATGAGATGATCTTACCAGGTAAATCTTTCTCTAGAACCTTCCACTCGTGCTGAATCCTTTTCGTCCAATCTTTCGAAGGCTGTTAATAAAAAGAGATAAGGAAATGTAGTCACAATTTATACAACCAGAAATTGAATCTCATCACAAGTGAGAAAGTGAGAATATATAGGGATCATGATAGAAATGGGATAGGGCAGCCACTGAATCTCATTTCCAGCCCATGTCACATGTGGGGCACAACAGAACAGGGTGCAACGGAGTAAAATCTCACTCCCCATCCTTAACTGCTTTTTTGTGCAAATTAGGACTGAGGCAAAGGTAGGGAAACAATCATATGCAGATACATAAATCCATATTGTGTCACGCCTACATTATGGGGTGGGCCTACAACCTTGACCATGCTGGGTTAGGTGTGGTCCCTCAAATGATTAAATATATAATCCACCTGATTCAACTAGAGTAAAACAATGCAGGTAAATGCAGGTAAGTAACTACATAGTGGGACATCATTTGTTGCCACACCCCTCCCCTACTTCCAAGTTATACTTATGTATCTCATCTACATTATGTATTGGCTGGTGAGTAAATGCAGGTAACCATGTCAATGGAAATTATCATCCCTAAGAGTGATGGTACTTACATTAATTTTCTTAACAGTTGGAACAGTTTTGAGAAGCTCTGGCCTGCTGAAATAATGATCTGAGTGTTCTCTAACAGTATCAAATTGCTTAAATGATTTATAGTTTACGTCAATCTCATCTTCAACAATGATCTTCTTGTTCCTTTTTGACACTTCAGCTGCAGGATTCTTCAACCAAGGTACAGGTGCTTCAACACCAGTTGGCAGGTCTATATCATCAAACTTAGCAGCCAAAACCAAATTGAAATCCTTCTCGCTCATGTCAGCAccataatcataatcataatcatCACAATCATCATCTTCGTAATCatactcatcatcatcatcaagatAATTAAGATCAGCCTCAAAGCTTTGGCTGGAACCATTATTTGCACTTGAAATGACAGGGTTAGCAGATAATGGATCCTGGATTCAGATTAAAAAATAAGAAATGCTTTCATATTCCCATTAGGACATGGTACAAAAATAAAATCCATTCATTGAGAATCAATACCTTTACGTGCTTGTGCCAGCTGTTATCATATCCAACAGGTTGTTTGTTCTTGTAGTCCGAAGTGCTTTCACTAATTATCATAACGCCATCAGTGTCATCCTCTCCATCAAGCTCAATTACCTCATGAGGAATAACCTTAAATGAAGAAAGGATAGCACATCAAATTTGGAATGTAGTTTGTATAGCACATCAAATGAATGAATATGAGTTTGACAATATTCCACTGACAAAGAAAAGTAAGAATGATAAATAATAagaatctcaaaaaaaaaaaaaaaagatcagtGACAAGAACTTAAACACAAATCAACTTTATGCCGCTATTAATTGTTTGAATAATACATTACATTCACTATCCTGGAACCTTGCCATGCAATATGCATGGCTCAAATGTTTCTTGTGTGACTGTTGGTCAAACTGAAAGGCCCCTCCTAAGCAATAAAGGCACAAGGGACCTAAATGGCAAGAAAATAATACAACATAAACACAACCAGAAAATCATAATGATCAAGGATGTTGAGGTATTATACAATGAACACCAACATAATTTTCTCCCTGGAAATAGAAAGCAACAAATTCATCTATGACACAAATATAATATCAGGTCTCTTCTAGCCAAGCAAGTGAGTGTATCAGACTCAAAAAACTATACAGCTTCATAGCAACAGCATGAAGCTCATTATCATAGCTAAATAAGTCATAATCACATGCAAAGGTATAGTTCCCTAGCgtccaaataattttaaaaagccATGATAAAACTATCTCAGAAACTTAAGTACCATTCCCGAGATgaataaaattatttgagaaatttaagAACCGTTGGGAATTGACTTAAGAGCTAAGCAATATGGTTTTTTTCACTCGTGAAATACCACATATCTTTCAATACC is a window encoding:
- the LOC121981235 gene encoding putative ubiquitin-conjugating enzyme E2 38: MEQPPRSHPPVFMGPKLGLLAGSSSNRDPDIVELSSSAIWTAGQSKRKRNPVIPHEVIELDGEDDTDGVMIISESTSDYKNKQPVGYDNSWHKHVKDPLSANPVISSANNGSSQSFEADLNYLDDDDEYDYEDDDCDDYDYDYGADMSEKDFNLVLAAKFDDIDLPTGVEAPVPWLKNPAAEVSKRNKKIIVEDEIDVNYKSFKQFDTVREHSDHYFSRPELLKTVPTVKKINPSKDWTKRIQHEWKVLEKDLPETIYVRVYEDRIDILRAVIIGPAGTPYHDGLFFFDVYFPPQYPQVPPIVHYHSGGLRLNPNLYKCGKVCLSLLNTWSGTGCERWNPSNSTMLQVLVSIQALVLNAKPYFNEPGYAPTANTEYGEQKSLTYNEDTFLLSCTTMLYSLRKPPMHFSDFVAGHFRNRGRTILVSCKAYMDGAQVGCVVGEGVQDVDEGDKSCSATFKASLKKLFEDLLMEFTVKGADCDEFLAQKVKDGMGKRADTTLRL